A single genomic interval of Thermoanaerobacter uzonensis DSM 18761 harbors:
- the infB gene encoding translation initiation factor IF-2, translated as MEVNNMSKTRVYELAKELNLSSKDLISKLNDLDIKVKNHMSTLEDEEVELIMDLLSDKPQQTEEVDQQKEEDTFEDNLEDIEEERVYKKSFKKGNKKNKKNNKKMVLTEEKEEDEIKIITIPEFLTVKELAEKMKVNPTEIIKKLIAKGIMVTVNQQIDFENAAKIAEEYGFLVDKEEVKDELEMLLEETPDDEKDLQPRPPIVTVMGHVDHGKTSLLDAIRNTNVTMKEMGGITQHIGASVVEINDKKIVFLDTPGHEAFTAMRARGASITDIVVLVVAADDGVMPQTVEAINHVKAANVPMIVAINKIDLPTANPDRVKTELSELGLVPEEWGGNTICVPVSAKKNIGIDNLLEMILLVAEMEDLKANPNKPARGTIIEAKLEKGKGPVATVIVQSGTLQIGDVILAGTVYGKVRAMFDDKGKRIKKAGPSMPVEVLGFSEVPEAGDKLIVVEDEKKARELAERRRELQKEMELKRKQKVSLEDLFSQIQEGSVKELNIIIKADVQGSVEALKKSIEDLSNEEVRIKVIHGAVGAITETDVMLASASNAIIIGFNVRPETNAKNLAEKEKVDIKLYRIIYEAIEDIKAAMKGLLEPKYKEVELGRAEVRAVFRVPGIGNVAGCYVLSGKILRNADIRVVRDGIVVYEGKIASLKRFKDDVREVQQGFECGIGIDRFNDIKEGDIIEAYQMEEIPR; from the coding sequence ATGGAGGTGAATAATATGTCTAAAACAAGAGTTTATGAATTAGCAAAAGAATTAAATTTATCTAGTAAAGACCTTATTTCTAAATTAAATGATTTAGATATAAAAGTAAAAAATCATATGAGCACATTGGAAGATGAAGAAGTAGAATTGATAATGGATTTATTAAGTGATAAACCACAACAAACAGAAGAAGTCGATCAACAAAAGGAAGAAGATACATTTGAGGACAATTTAGAAGACATAGAAGAAGAAAGAGTTTATAAGAAGAGCTTTAAAAAAGGTAATAAAAAAAATAAGAAGAATAACAAAAAAATGGTTTTAACAGAAGAAAAAGAAGAGGACGAAATTAAAATAATCACTATTCCAGAGTTTTTAACTGTAAAAGAGTTAGCAGAAAAAATGAAAGTCAATCCTACAGAAATAATTAAAAAGTTAATTGCTAAAGGAATAATGGTTACAGTAAATCAACAAATTGACTTTGAAAATGCAGCTAAAATTGCTGAAGAATATGGATTTTTAGTAGACAAAGAGGAAGTAAAAGATGAATTAGAAATGTTATTAGAAGAAACGCCCGATGATGAAAAAGATTTGCAACCTCGTCCTCCTATTGTTACTGTAATGGGACATGTGGACCACGGTAAAACTTCTTTATTAGACGCCATCAGAAATACAAATGTCACTATGAAAGAAATGGGAGGAATTACACAGCACATAGGAGCTTCTGTAGTTGAGATAAATGATAAAAAAATTGTCTTTTTAGATACACCCGGCCACGAAGCTTTTACTGCTATGAGAGCAAGAGGAGCCAGCATCACAGATATTGTCGTGCTAGTAGTAGCCGCAGATGACGGTGTTATGCCTCAAACTGTAGAAGCAATAAACCACGTGAAAGCCGCCAACGTACCCATGATTGTAGCTATAAACAAAATAGATTTGCCAACTGCAAATCCAGATAGGGTGAAAACAGAGCTAAGTGAGTTAGGCTTAGTGCCAGAAGAATGGGGAGGAAATACAATTTGTGTACCTGTTTCTGCTAAGAAGAATATAGGTATAGATAATCTTTTAGAAATGATTTTGCTGGTTGCTGAAATGGAAGATTTAAAAGCTAATCCAAATAAGCCAGCAAGAGGTACTATAATAGAAGCAAAGCTAGAAAAGGGAAAGGGTCCTGTTGCAACTGTCATTGTGCAAAGTGGAACTTTGCAAATAGGAGATGTTATTTTAGCAGGTACTGTTTATGGAAAAGTAAGGGCAATGTTTGACGATAAAGGTAAAAGGATTAAAAAAGCAGGACCTTCTATGCCCGTAGAGGTTTTGGGTTTTTCTGAAGTACCAGAAGCCGGAGATAAACTCATAGTAGTAGAGGACGAGAAAAAAGCAAGAGAATTAGCAGAAAGACGTAGAGAACTTCAAAAAGAAATGGAACTTAAACGCAAGCAAAAAGTTTCATTAGAGGACTTATTTAGTCAAATACAGGAAGGTAGTGTAAAAGAGTTAAATATTATCATCAAAGCGGATGTTCAAGGTTCAGTAGAAGCACTAAAAAAATCTATTGAAGACTTAAGCAACGAAGAAGTTAGAATAAAGGTAATACACGGAGCAGTAGGCGCAATAACTGAAACAGATGTTATGCTTGCATCAGCTTCTAATGCCATAATAATAGGTTTTAATGTAAGACCAGAGACTAACGCTAAAAATCTCGCAGAAAAAGAAAAGGTAGATATAAAGCTTTATCGAATTATATATGAGGCTATTGAAGATATCAAAGCGGCTATGAAAGGTCTGTTGGAGCCAAAATATAAAGAAGTAGAGTTAGGAAGAGCAGAAGTTAGAGCTGTTTTTAGAGTACCTGGTATAGGAAATGTAGCTGGATGCTATGTGTTAAGTGGCAAGATATTAAGGAATGCTGATATACGTGTAGTAAGGGATGGTATTGTAGTTTATGAAGGTAAAATTGCTTCTTTAAAGAGGTTTAAAGACGACGTAAGAGAGGTGCAACAAGGATTTGAATGTGGTATAGGTATAGATAGGTTCAATGACATTAAAGAGGGGGATATAATAGAAGCTTATCAAATGGAAGAAATTCCTCGTTGA
- the rbfA gene encoding 30S ribosome-binding factor RbfA yields MQYRNSRLSEEMKREISKMILEEIKDPRIKAMVSITDIELTKDLRYAKVYVSIYGNEEDKRETFEGLKSAASYIRHEIGRRIKMRYTPEIIFELDRSIEYGAYISEILKELNKQEGDGN; encoded by the coding sequence ATGCAGTACAGGAATAGTCGACTTTCAGAAGAAATGAAAAGAGAAATAAGTAAGATGATTTTAGAAGAAATTAAAGACCCAAGAATTAAAGCAATGGTTAGTATAACTGATATAGAACTTACTAAAGACTTGAGATATGCTAAAGTTTATGTAAGTATTTACGGGAATGAAGAAGATAAACGTGAAACTTTTGAAGGGCTAAAAAGTGCAGCCAGCTACATCAGACACGAAATTGGAAGAAGAATAAAAATGAGATATACTCCTGAAATTATCTTTGAATTGGATCGATCTATAGAATACGGAGCTTATATTTCTGAAATATTAAAAGAACTAAACAAGCAAGAGGGTGATGGTAATTGA
- a CDS encoding DHH family phosphoesterase produces the protein MILIDAINHIKDAKSVIVASHIAPDGDAIGTVTGMYKVLKKMGKEVDVFIDDEIPEMYNFVPNADKISRPFYKEADVVLIFDCADEERLGSTKELLKTSAVTINVDHHISNTLYAKLNYVDTNAAATAEIAYQIVKLLGVEFDEEIATSFYTAILTDSGGFMYESTTSITHQIAGDLINNGAKFKEVGDKVFNTLKFNKAKLLGRALNSLTLYKGEKVAYMEILKKDFQETNTNLSHIENIITYARNIEGVEVAVLLIEKEEEIKISLRSKEKIDVNKIANIFGGGGHVRAAGCSIKGNIQEAKEKILQAIFKELEG, from the coding sequence TTGATATTAATTGATGCAATTAATCACATAAAAGATGCTAAAAGTGTAATCGTAGCTTCTCACATTGCACCCGATGGAGATGCTATAGGCACTGTTACAGGAATGTATAAAGTATTAAAAAAAATGGGAAAAGAAGTAGATGTATTCATAGATGACGAAATTCCTGAAATGTACAATTTTGTCCCTAATGCTGATAAAATATCAAGACCATTTTATAAAGAGGCGGACGTGGTTTTGATTTTTGACTGTGCTGATGAAGAAAGATTGGGCAGCACCAAAGAACTTTTAAAAACTTCTGCTGTAACTATTAATGTTGACCATCACATTTCAAATACTTTGTATGCCAAATTGAATTATGTAGATACTAACGCAGCAGCGACAGCAGAAATAGCCTATCAAATTGTTAAATTGTTAGGAGTAGAATTTGATGAAGAAATAGCTACAAGTTTCTATACAGCGATTTTGACAGATAGTGGTGGATTTATGTACGAATCAACTACTTCTATAACTCATCAAATAGCTGGGGACTTAATAAACAATGGCGCTAAATTTAAAGAAGTTGGAGATAAAGTTTTTAATACTCTCAAATTCAACAAAGCAAAACTTTTGGGAAGAGCCTTAAATAGCCTTACATTATATAAGGGTGAGAAAGTTGCTTATATGGAAATTTTAAAAAAGGACTTCCAAGAAACAAACACAAACCTTTCACATATAGAAAATATTATCACTTATGCTAGAAATATTGAAGGAGTGGAAGTAGCAGTACTATTAATAGAAAAAGAAGAAGAGATAAAAATTAGTCTAAGGTCAAAAGAAAAAATAGATGTAAATAAAATTGCGAATATTTTTGGCGGTGGAGGACATGTAAGGGCTGCTGGATGTAGCATCAAAGGAAATATCCAAGAAGCCAAAGAAAAAATTTTACAGGCAATATTCAAAGAGTTAGAGGGATAA